The segment GATGATTTTTGCATCTGCTGCCCTGTCATCTGGTCAGAAACaccctaattttctttctttttttaatttaaaaatttttttattttttaattttaggggtgtgtgtgtgtgtgtgtataagtatatatatacttggtttgttttttttttttgagacagagtcttgctttgtcacccaggctggtgtgcaatggtatgatctcggctcactgcaccttccgcctcctgggttcaagcgattcttctgcctcagcctcctgagtagctgggattacaggcatgtgccatgacccctggctaatttttgtatttttagaagagatggagttttatcatgtaggccaggctggtcttgaactcctgacctcaggtgatccacctgccttggcctcccaaagtgctgggattacaagcacgagccaccgcgcccggcctgatatatatatttctgggtgacgtgagatattttgatacaggcatgcaaagcataataatcacatcaaggtaaatgAGGTCTCCATCCCCTCcatcatttatcatttctgttacaaatgatctattttattcttttagttattttattttttagtttattattgagttggagtctcactctgttgctcaggctggagtgcaatggcttgattttggctcactgcaacctccgtctcctgggttcaagtgattctcctgcctcagcctcctgagtatctgagattacaggcgtgcaccaccatgcctggctaatttttttgtatttttagtagagacggggtttcaccatgttgcccaggctggtcttgaactcctgacctcagatgatcctcccgccttggcctcccaaagtgctggaattacaggtgtgagccactgtgtccagcctcttttagttattttaaaatgtacaattgaaTTATTATTgcctatagtcaccctgttgtgctatcaaataagtattattctttctatttttttgtacccattaaccatccccatttcCCCCATCCACTATCCTTCCTAGCCTCTAGTAACCTTCTGTCTACTCTGTATGTTCATAggttaaattgttttaatttttagctttcacaaataaatgagaacatgtaaagtttgtctttctgtgcctggcttatttcacttaacatccatgttgttgaaaatgacagtacctcattcttttttatggctgcattgtactccattgtgtatatataccacattttctttatcagttcatctgttgatggacacttaggttgcttccaaatcttgtttattgtgaacagtgctgtaataaTCATGGGAGTGCAGAGATCTCTTCCatgtactgattttctttcttcctaagtCTTTTTGCTTGTGTTCAGGCATGTGATTTGTGTAGAACTGACTCTACTCCAAGGCTGGGTGGGTGATTGAGGCCTGGCCAATGAATATGTTCTCGTCTTTTGGCTACCATGGCAGGGTTAGGAATGCACATAGCACCCCATGCTGGGTACTTGAGAGCTGGAACCATCGGGAGATTCTGCTGGGTTTGCTACATGGTAGAACGTAAGTCTGAAGGTATTGGTGGCTCTTCTTGCCACTCCGTTGGAGAATCAAGCTAACATGGCAGAGCCAAGAGGCAGAAGTGGAGATCTGGTGATGGTACCTGGTCCCAGGCCTGGATCAGTCATGCCTGGGAGATCCCATGGGTGTGAGCTAATAAATGCATGAGCTAATGAACCCCCCTGACCTTCCCTTTTCCTTAAGCTAGTGTGAACTGAGTTTTTGTGGCTTTAAACCAGAGCCCTAGTTTTAAATCATGATTCCTCTACTGGATTTTATACTCTTctagttttgggttttgtttttttttttttttttggcagatagCAGACAATTGGATATTCCAATGACAATATGGCCCATCTTCCCTAAACTCCCACTGTTTTCACCACTGTTTCTCTCAGAAAGTTTGTTCTGAATTTTCCTGAGATGAACTCAGGCTCTGCACTCCCAAGCTCTGTGGCCCCGAGGCCGTCATTCCCTTCTCCTAGCCTTAGTctccctcatctttaaaatgggacatCTAGAATCCATCACTGGCTGAGCAcattggctcaagcctgtaatcccagcactttgggaggcttaggtggaaagatcacttgagcccaggagtttgagaccagctttgggAACATAATGAGgctttgtttctatttctattcaaaaaaataaaaaagaatccatCACTGTGAACTCTTGTGAAAATCCAATGAGGAGAGGTGTGTGAGTgcctgccacagtgcctggcacatggttggAACCCCAGAGTGTATATGGTCCCAGTATTATTGTTTCTATGCTGTGTCCCAAAAAGCTGACTTGTGTCAACTGCGGGAGCCCACCATTTCAGAAATTACTGAATAACCTGTGGAATTTCCCCTTAGTTACAAAGGTTACTCTTTTAAAAACTCTGTCCTTggtcaggcgctgtggctcacgcctgtaatcccagcactttgggaggccaaggcaggagagtcacttgaggtcacgcatttgagacgagcctggctaacatgttgaaaccctgtctctactaaaaatacaaaaattagctgggcatggtggcacatgcctgtaatcccagctacttgggaggctgaggtatgggaatcgattgaacctgggaggtggaggttgtagtgagcccagatcgtgccactgcactccagcctgggcaatagagcaagactctgtctcagaatgaacaaacaaaaaataaaaactctgtcCTTAAGGACAGGGTGATGCTTCTCTACCTTCTCCTTTAGGGGCAGGATGGAGTAACTACTGGACTCAAGAAATGATCTGTGagtccagacatggtggctcatgcctctaatcccagcattttaggaggctgaggtcagagaattgctcaagcccaggagttcaagatcagcctgggcaacaaagcatgatgttgtctccacaaaaataaaataatgaagtaaaatatcTGAAATCTGCTGCAGCCTGTTCACTGGTGTTAAGATAACTCCCTCTCCCAGAAGCCTTGGCTAAGCACTCTGTCGAGGCCAGTGCCTCTCAGTAGGTGGGTGACTTTGTCCTCCTCACCCCCAGGGACACTTGGtgatatctggagacattttgggttACTGCAATTGGATggtatgctactggcatctatGGGCGGAAGCCAGCGATGCTGTTTCATACCCTATAGCAAACAGGACAGCCCTGTCCgcccaacaaagaattatctggccacAATGTTGCTAAAGCTGAGGCTGAGAGAAGTTGGTCTAGACTACATGTTTTTCTCTTTACCGAGAAAATGACTCATCACATCTCCTAGTATAGAAACCCTGCTTccggccggacgcagtggctcatgcctgtaatccaacactttgggaggccaagacgggcggatcacttgaggtcaggagctcgagaccagcctggccaacatggtgaaacctcgtctctactaaaaatacaaaaactagccaggtgtagtggcatgcacctgtaatcgcagctacacaggaagcagaggcaggagaatcgcttgaacccgagaggcagaaattgcagtgagccgagattgtgccacttcattccagtctgggtgacagagcaagcctcttaaaaaaaaaaaaaaaaaagctgcttccCAGATTGAGCAACAGAAATATGAGTGGGTGTGCAGAATGAATGTGTAAATATAGGTGCATAGGAACATGGGGAGGGTGAATCCATGAGATGAGGGGAGATGTGCACGTAGGGGTATGTGTGCACACAGGTGTGTCTGTGCCAggttgtgtgtgcatgcatgcatgtgcttGTGTGATGTATGAATCAGTGCCTGTAAGTGTGTGCATCATGTGCAAGTGGCACGTGTGATGTGAGCATGTAAGACAGGAAATTGTGTTGATAAGAAATGTATGGGATGATGGGTACTTACAGGTGCGGGAGTGGATTTTGTGTCTCTAGAGTGTAAGTGACTGGCTTGTTGTGTGTGTCACTGTATAGAGAATAAGTCGTATGTGGAAacgggaggagaaaggaagggacccaaggcatgagccaccattttgGTATCCTGGGATGGCCCACGCCCCGACTTACCCCTCCGGAGGCTTGCTGGGCAGCGTTGGTAGCTGGCAAGACAAAGCAGAGAGGCCAGTAACCAAACAGCACTCCAGATGACTGGACTCCCTTTTTCCTCTCGGTGTGAATCAGGAACACTGCGAAGCTCTGGACAGGAAAGTCAGGGAGGCCCCTtaggggagggtgggaggctgcagggagcctctTCTCTTCCCCTTGTTCTCCACTGTGGCAGGCAAAGCAGCAGCTGGGAGGCAGCCAGGCTCATCGTGGTGAGCCACACGGTAGGATGAATGAGGAATTCTGGGGCCTCAGGCGTTCCCTGTTGGATTTTCCAAAGAGCGACAGCCACGCTAGAGGTACACAGGACTATGAGGGCGAATCCAAGCACCTGAGGATACAGGCTTAGATAAGCTTGGGGGGCAATAAGAGAGGTCACAGCAAACTGGTGGGCGACCCCATGTCCAACTGGGAGCTGGTTCTGCAACCTTCCGGCTGATACTGAGTATACCAGGGTCACCAGCTAGCAACGTGCCAAGGTGAACAATGTGTAAAGGGCATTGCAGATCAGCCCTGACCTGTAACTGTCATATAAATAATGCACAGCAAGGGCTGGAGCCAACCGAGTGTTTTCCAAAATGCAGGAAGTGCTCCAATCGTGCACATGTGAGATGACTTTGGCTGTGAAGAAACAGCAGGAAATGAAATGTACTCACCAGGTAAAAAACTGTCCTCTCTCCAAGTCATTTTTCAGTCCCTGCTATGAAATCAAGGAGCAACTCTCTGTTGGGCCAGTAAGTTTCTAGGGTCTCTCTAATATATATTGGTTTCTCTATtgaataaaaggaaggaagaaaatgagagaacaTGGACACACCAGAGGGAAGGCCAGAGATAAGGCACATTGGAGGAACTGCTCAAAGAACCTCAGTTTAAAGCAGAAGTTGGCAAACTATCaatcatcaaagaaaaataaaaagcgtATGTCACGACAGGTGAAAATTACACGAAATCCAAATTTCAGTGactacaaataaagttttattgaaacacagtcagccgggggtggtggctcacacctgtaatcccagcgctttggcaggccgaggcaggcagatcacctgaggtcaggagttggagaccagcctggccaacatggcgaaacaccgtttctactaaaaatacaaaaaaatagtgaggtgtggtggcgggcacctgtaatcccagctactggggagactgagacaggagaaccacttgaacccaggaggcagaggttgcagagagccgagattgcaccattgcactccagtacaagagcaaaactgcatctcaaaaaagaaaaaaaagtaacacagTCATGACTGTTGTCTAGGGTTGTGACTATTGCGTTCATTCTGGAATGGCAGAGTTCAGTGTTCGGAAGGAAGATTACCTGGCTCACAAAGTCTCAAATACTATGTACTATTTGGCTCTTTAAGTTTGTCAACCTCTGGGATGGTGGTGGGTgataatgcaaaaattaacacaaTGGCAGAAGAATGAATGAACTCTGAAGAACATTCTTTGGAAGCCTACAAGAATGGAGTAGAAGAGGATGGATGGGCAGAAAGGCTCACGCTTGGAATGCCAGTGTTTATTTAACACGCTAAAgtaaatatatatcacatataaaaatTGTCCTATAATACAGCCAGTGGgggaacataaaaataaatgcataactttttaaaaggttCATCCTAATATGGCCCTGAAATTACCTTGTGTATCCAAGAGTCTACATGGTATGTTTTGGAAAATGCCAGGTTATGGTAGCTATAACCTGTCCAGGAACAtgggagtgtatgtgtgtgtttgtgcatgcatgGATTTTCGGAATTACAAAATCTGTTTGGGAGAACCGTGTTCCATTGAATTGACCTCTGTAGCCTCTCTAATATTGCTCTGTTTGATTAACGGATTCCCTTTTACACCCTGATAGGAGTCTAATTTAAGACTTCACCAGGTTCCAGCCTGTCCCCTGCCTCCCCCACCATTGCCTGGTTCCAGGCTCCCAGGGATGGCAGCTACCATCTTGGCTTTGAAGAGTGGGGACATCCGGAGGTAGCCCCGGCCATGGTGGTGGATGAAGAGGAGGTAGATGGGACCAAGGACCCAGAGGTACATGGGGGGCACCCAGACCCCTGCTGTTCTCAGGAAGCACAGGCTCAGCAGGCTGGTGGCAGCAGGTTCAGGCTCTGTCTGGTTCCAGACCTGAGGGAACACCAGGAGGACCCTTAGGATGGTATAAGGCAGGGGTACCCAGCTCACCTGTCCCGGGGGGCCAGGCAACTTTTTGGATCTTTAACATTTACACAAAAATGTGCCAAGTACTCTTTGGAATACCTACTAATTCTCAACTCCTTTCATCCTGACATTAAGCCTAGGTAGATGCAATTATATTGATTTGCAGATGAAGAAGCCGAGGACCAGAGAGATTGAGTAACTTGGCTGACTTTACCCAGCAGAGGAGTGgaagggctgggatttgaacccagggagctGGGCCATGTGGTCTAGGAGACCTGGGCTCCATAATCATTGCTAGGCACAGACTGTCAGTTAATCCTTGTAACAACTCCAGGACATAGGCAGTACTGTCCCCATTTCAGAGACCAGCAGACTGAGGTACCGATTGGAGAACTGCCTCCCTCAGGGCCACACAAATGGGAAGTGGCAAAGCTGACTCTGACCCAGGCTTATCTGACCCCAGACCTTGTTCGACTGGTGGTCTTGatgtatgatttatttttattttttattattaattaatttatgttttagagacagggtctcactctgttgcccaggctgaagtggcacaatcaaagCTCACCAAAGCTTCAaattttctgggctcaagcaatcctcccacctcagcctctcagagtgctgggattacaggcataagctgcctcaccaggcctggctaattttttttttcatgttttgtagagatgggggtctctctgtgttgcccatgctggtctcgaactcctggcctcaagcaatcctcctgcctcagcctcctaggtactgggattacaggcaagagccaccggcCCAGCTTGATCTGTTATTTTCATCTCGGCAGGTCTGCTGGTCCTATCTTACCCTAGAAGAAATCTGAAGTTTAGTGGATGTCGCCTCTTCAATTCTCTCTCCGCTGTCTTTTTACTCCCCCTGGTTTCACAACTCGCTGGCTGTGCAaactttaacctctctgtgtctcagtttccttcccGGCAAAAGGGGGATAATGAGACTCTACCTCTATGAGTTGTATTAAATGGATTAATAGCAGCAAAGTTCATAGCCGCATGGCACAAGGTTGGGCACAAGGCTAGGCACAGAGGAAGCCCTCAGTTCATACCAGCTTATTGCTTCACCTCCCTGGCCCTCGAAATGCTGGCAGtttgcaacccccacctccaccccatgaACTCCATTCCCTGGAGTCCTTTGCTAAGAGCAATGGAAAAAGAAACCAGAGAGGTAAGGGCTCTCCAGGGTAGGAGGGCTTGGGGGACCCACTAGCTTTATGCAAATAAGGGTCAAAGCTCCTAGCAGCTGGGAGGTCTGGTGGCCCCTTAAACAGAGCTGGGCTCTCGGGGGCTGGCTTGGTGAAAGGAGTCCAGCCGGCTGCAGTGAGGGGGCCGGAGTAAGTCTCTTCGCTTCCTGGGTCCAGGAATTTGGGGGTCTCTCCTCTCCCCAGTATCGCAGCCCGAGCGATCTGCAGCCAAACCAAGCCTGGAAGAGGAGAGTGGGGCGCGATGGGGGGCACTCACCCCCTGCCCCGCGCAGGGCTCAGCAGGCGCGGCCATGGGCGCCTTCTGTCGTCGTGGATCCCAGCGTCTGTCTGTCGCTAAGTCTCTGGGCAGACTGCTGGGCTGCGATCCTGCCAGGGAAGAGGCGGGGCTGGTCTGGTCGGCCTGGGCTGGTCCGGCTGGGATTCGAGCTCCGGGATCGGGAGGCCCCGGGCAAGGTCCAGCTGCGCGGCAGGGGTGAGGCCACGGGAGGTGAAAACAGgcgaggtgggggaggggggaagagagGCTCTCGGGGAGCTGGGACAGGCACCGGGTTGGGGGGTCCCGGAACCCCTGAAAGTTCAGTGACACCTCCATAGTTCCCTCTTCCCCCCGCAACAAGAATCACTCCAAACTTCCCAAACACTTTGGACCCAGCAATTTCCAGGAGTTCATCCTGATGAGAGAACTGAAAGGTGTGCACACGTTAGTAACAAGGAGGCCTGGTGACCGCCTAAGCGTCCAATCTCGGGGACCACCGGGTCAAGGCCGAGAGGATGGAGACCGCGTCACAGGCACCTCGCTGCTGAAATGGAGGGTGGTGGGGAGAATTTAGAAGATTATGCAATGGGCTGGCAGGGCTGTACCCAGCCGCCCTGGTAAGCAGAGACTCAAGAAACCTCTGGGGTCCTATTTTCTGGTCGTATGATCCCAGGAGTGCACATGGGCCCGTCGGGTATCTGAACAGAAGGGCACGGGAGGGAGGGCCGCACCCCTGCAGTCTTACTCTGCTGGTGTAGCGGTCACCTGCCAactcccaccccagcctgcaCCGCGGGCTCCTGAGTCGGCAGATTAAGCATTtgataaattctattttaaatacatgttttaaactTGTCAGATCTTTGTCTTCATTTCAGTCCCTGCGCCTCTACCTCCTGCTGTGGCCGCTTATTTAACACTGGGGGGTTACACTCTGCTAAGCCCCAGGGAGAGACTGTGCCTAATATCTGAGGGAGATATTATTCCTGATATCACGCTGGGTGAACACCACGTGTGTACAGCCTCTGATATGATTCGTAATAGCCAAGGGAGATATTATCCTAACATCCCAGTGGGCGAATACCATTCGAAATATCCgagggagatattactcctaatatcacagtgggtgtacatcctgtgatattattcgcAATATCCGAAGGAGAttttactcctaatatcacagtgggtgtacagcctgtgatattattcataatatgctAGAGATATATTACTCCAAATCTCACGGTGGGTGTACACTCTGCCATATAatttgtaatatcctagggaGTTATTACTGCTAATATCACAGTGAgagtacacactgtgatattattcacaatatcctagaaagatattacttttcatatcacagagggtgtacaccctgtgatattattcataatattctatGAAGATATAACTCCTAATACAACAGTAGGTGtataccctgtgatattatttgttacATCTTAGGGAGATACTACACCTAATaccacagtgggtgtacaccctgtgatataatttgtaatatcctagggagatataATTCCTAATATCACGGAGGGAGTACATCCTGTAATATTATTCGTGATATCCTAGAAAGATAATACttttaatatcacagtgggtgtacaccctgtgataatATTCGTAATTTCCTAGGGAGATACTACTCCCAATATCACCTTGAGTGTACACCacatgatattattcataatatcgtAGGGAGCTATTACTTTTGATTTCACAGTGGGTGTATACCCTATGATATTATTCTTAATATCTTAAGAAGGTATTACTACTAAAATCACAGTGGctgtacacactgtgatattattcataatattctagggagatattactcctaatctCATAGTGGGTGTACACCTTGTGATACTATTTGTAATGTTCTAGAAAGATATTCGttttaatatcacagtgggtgtacaccctgtgatatgaTTCGaaatatcctagggagatattactcATAATATCACTGTGAGTGTATCCCTGTGATATGATTTATAatattctaggggaaaaaaaatctccatatATCACAGTAGGTGTaaaccctgtgatattatttgtaatatccaagggagatattactcctaaaatcacagtgggtgtataccctgtgatattattccttATATCccaagaagatattattttaactAATATCACATTGATATTATTTGTTATATACTGGGGGGATATTATTATCCTTAATATCCCAGTAAACCTTGTATTATTATTCCTTGTTTCCTCAGGAGATATTGTTACTTCTAATATCAAAAtggatgtacaccctgtgatatcaCTCGTTATATTCTGGGGAGGTGTTATTAACCCTAATGTCACAGatggtgtacaccctgtgatattattcataatatcctggGGGAGATATTATCCTTATTGTCACAGTGGGTGTaaaccctgtgatattatttgataTATTAGGGGGGATATTAtccctaatgtcacagtgggtgtacacactTTGATATTATTAGTAATATCCTGGGTCAGATATTACCAACAACGTCAAAgtgtgtgtacaccctgtgatatcgTTCCTAATATCCTGGGGTGACATTACCCCTAATGTCACAGTGTGTGTACAACCtgtgatattttttattatatcctGGGGAGAAATTACCCCTAATATTACAGTAggtgtacacactgtgatattatttgtcaTATCCTGGGAAGATATTATTACCCTGAGTGTCACCCTGTCATAGTATTCGTTATATCCTGGGGAGATATTATTACTTCTAACATCACAGTGGGGGtactccctgtgatattattcatcatATCCTGGAAAGAAATAATTACCCGTGATATCACAGTCGGTGTACATcttgtgatattatttgttaTATCCTGGGGAGGTATTATTACCTCTGATATCACACTGGGTGTACACCATGTGATATTGTCTGTTATATACTGGAAAGATATTattacttctaatatcacagtggtgTACATCCTCTGATATTATTTGTTATATTGTGAAGAGATATTACTTCTGACATCACAGTCAgagtacaccctgtgatattatttctaatatcctTGGAAGATATTACCccaatgtcacagtgggtgtacaccctgtgagatatttcataatatcctagaaagatattgctcctaatattaGTGCATGTACACCCTGTGATGGTATTCCTAATATCCtagaaagacattactcttagtATCAGAGTATGTGtgcaccctgtgatattattcctaataCTTTAGGGAGATATTacccctaatatcacagtgggtgtacaccctgttaCATTATTTCTAATATCCTAGGGAgctattactcctaatatcacggtgagtgtacaccctgtgatattattacTAATATCCTAGGCCGATAgtacttctaatatcacagtgggtgtacacattgtaatattatttgtaatatcctagggagaCATTACTTTTAATATCACAGTGAGCATATACCCTCTGATGTTATTCTTAATATCCTAGGGGGCTattacttctaatatcacagtgggtgtacaccctgtgatattatttataACATCTTAGGgaaatattactcctaatatcacagtgggtgtacacttTGTGATATTATTCTTAATATCCCAGGGAGATattacttctaatatcacagCAGGTGTATAACCtatgatatttttcttaatatcctAGGGAAATATTACCCCTAATAGGACAGTTggtgtacaccatgtgtgtacttcctgtgatattattcataataccccAGGGAGATATTGGTCCTAATATCCCAGTGAATTTACACCATGCATGTACACGCTGTTACCTCCCAGAaggatattactcctaatatcacagtgggggtacaccctgtgatattatttgtaatacccTATGGATATCATAATATCACAATGAACGTACACCATTTTGTACatactgtgatattatttgtaatatttttgggTGATATTACCCCTAATGTCACAATGCGTGTACAtcttgtgatattatttgtaatattctgtGGAGATATTGcccctaatatcacagtgggtgtatacTCTTTGATACTATTCATAACATCCTGGAAGATATTATCCATATTGTCAcggtgggtgtacaccctgtgatatttacTCGTTATATTCTAGGGATATAATATTACCCCTAATATACTGTGGGTGtaccccctgtgatattattcactaTATCTTGGAGATATAATATTacccctaatatcacagtgggtgtatacTTTGTGATATTATTCATTATATCCTGAAgagatattatttcttttaatatcaCAGTGCATGTACaccttgtgatattatttgttaTATCCTGGGGAGATACTGTATTACTCCTAGTATCACAGTGGCTGTACACCTTGTGATACTATTCATTATATCCTGGGGAGATagtattactcctaatatcacagtaagtgtataccctgtgatattattcataatgtcGTCGGAGATATTACCTGTattgtcacagtgggtgtacatcccgtaatattatttgtaatatcctgggGAGATATTATTGCTCCTAgtgtcacagtgggtgtacatcctGCAATATTATTCATTATATCCTGGGGAGGtattattattcctaatatcacagtgggtgaaCATTCTGTAATATTATTCATTACATTTTGGGGAG is part of the Symphalangus syndactylus isolate Jambi chromosome 18, NHGRI_mSymSyn1-v2.1_pri, whole genome shotgun sequence genome and harbors:
- the LOC129468203 gene encoding ATP-binding cassette sub-family C member 6-like, whose translation is MAAPAEPCAGQGVWNQTEPEPAATSLLSLCFLRTAGVWVPPMYLWVLGPIYLLFIHHHGRGYLRMSPLFKAKMVAAIPGSLEPGNGGGGRGQAGTW